One Candidatus Abyssobacteria bacterium SURF_5 DNA segment encodes these proteins:
- a CDS encoding DUF1330 domain-containing protein produces MQVYLIIDIEVIDQALYSEYVRKVPATVEKYGGRYLARGGNIRTLSGDWRPERIILIEFPSAEALRGWISSPDYAALRDIRERSTRDRAIIVEGVPSSGE; encoded by the coding sequence ATGCAGGTCTATCTCATAATAGACATCGAAGTGATCGACCAGGCCCTCTATTCCGAATACGTGCGAAAAGTGCCCGCTACTGTCGAAAAATACGGCGGGCGCTACCTCGCTCGCGGCGGAAACATCAGGACGCTTTCGGGCGATTGGCGGCCGGAACGCATTATCCTGATCGAGTTTCCGTCAGCTGAAGCCCTGCGGGGATGGATCAGCTCCCCGGACTACGCCGCCTTGCGCGACATCAGAGAGCGGTCCACGCGAGACAGAGCGATCATCGTCGAAGGGGTTCCCTCTTCCGGGGAATGA
- a CDS encoding 2-hydroxyacyl-CoA dehydratase: MIRETTTETFFSEIIRNRADYLRDLKKRTAKKIFGYFCTYTPEELLYAAGIHPVRLFGGTEDITQADTLIQSFVCPFVRGVLDMALKGGFDYLDGIVHAYTCDATCGLFGIWQRNIKTDFAYMFSPPYFPSESSIGQMARELKKLAEALEEYSGRTITEDSLHKAIDAANRKRSVLKRLYSVRAANPSPIAGSKVLDVVLAGSLMPPEDFSDAVESLIGHIMRAAGCGQDPHRIYVSGSELHDPEILKVIEEAGAAIVGDDLCTGSRGFYDLVEPAQDPFEALARRYVGRIPCPSRLPVRRRLEYILEGMRESRAEALIFIIQKFCDPHLAEQPLLSGWLKEANGIPNMVIETEHRLGPGHGQLRTRIQSFLEMISQ; the protein is encoded by the coding sequence ATGATCAGGGAAACGACAACCGAGACATTCTTCAGCGAGATTATCCGGAATCGCGCCGACTATTTGCGCGACCTGAAAAAGCGGACAGCTAAGAAGATATTCGGATACTTCTGCACGTACACGCCCGAAGAGCTGCTGTACGCGGCGGGAATACATCCGGTTCGCCTGTTCGGCGGAACGGAAGACATCACTCAGGCCGACACGCTCATCCAGAGTTTCGTGTGTCCGTTCGTGCGGGGAGTGCTCGATATGGCGCTCAAGGGCGGATTCGACTACCTCGATGGAATCGTGCACGCCTATACCTGCGACGCCACATGCGGATTGTTCGGCATCTGGCAGCGCAATATCAAAACGGATTTTGCCTACATGTTTTCACCTCCGTATTTCCCGAGCGAAAGTTCGATCGGGCAGATGGCCCGGGAATTGAAGAAACTGGCTGAAGCTCTCGAGGAATATTCAGGCCGGACAATCACGGAAGATTCTCTGCACAAAGCCATCGACGCCGCCAACAGGAAACGCTCCGTTCTGAAACGGCTGTACTCGGTTCGCGCGGCGAACCCCAGTCCGATCGCCGGCAGTAAGGTGCTCGATGTCGTTCTTGCAGGCTCGCTGATGCCGCCGGAGGACTTCTCGGACGCGGTCGAATCGCTCATCGGACACATCATGAGAGCGGCCGGTTGCGGGCAAGACCCGCACAGGATCTATGTTTCCGGAAGCGAGTTGCACGATCCGGAGATACTGAAGGTTATCGAAGAGGCCGGCGCGGCCATTGTCGGTGATGACCTGTGCACCGGTTCGCGCGGCTTTTACGATCTCGTCGAGCCGGCGCAGGACCCCTTCGAGGCGCTTGCGCGCCGCTATGTCGGGCGGATCCCCTGTCCCAGCCGGCTGCCGGTCAGGCGGCGGCTCGAATATATTCTCGAAGGCATGCGCGAGAGCCGGGCCGAGGCTCTCATTTTCATAATCCAGAAATTCTGTGACCCCCATCTGGCCGAACAACCTTTATTGAGCGGCTGGCTTAAGGAAGCCAACGGCATCCCCAACATGGTCATCGAGACCGAGCACCGCCTCGGGCCGGGCCACGGACAGTTGCGCACCCGGATTCAAAGTTTTCTCGAAATGATCTCGCAATAG
- a CDS encoding penicillin acylase family protein yields the protein MKVNMKKRNIIGGILFLLMVAGLILVGIVRIQLGRSLPEVSGKINVKGLSAQVDVYRDEYGIPHIYAENRRDLMFAVGYVTAQDRLWQMDLTRRAATGRLAEILGETVLRTDLLMRTIGLERTARRQWEQLSPESAAMLSAFSDGVNAYLEKASSLPPEFRLLKYTPEPWQPPDSLAISRLLGWQLSKNHESEIVMMRIAAQVGADRAADLSPVYPATGPFILDAGTVERMMQTSLLGGSRVLGGIIGTCGGSNSWVLAPSRTTSGAAILANDPHLSGTRMPSIWYYVHLMGGGLDVIGALVPGTPLPLLGHNRHIGWGITNMNADVQDIFIERVNPDDPNQYEFDGAWVDMDTTRERIPFRADEGELLYIEKEIRRTIHGPVMNDAIPKAMNVVSLSWTGFEPTPDFEALLGINTAQNWNEFRQALQHFGVAPQNFIYADTDGNIGYSGAGLIPIRPDGNGVFPRDGWKSATAWQGWIPFEELPHEFNPARGYLVTANNRVVGDDYPHFLSAEWAPNFRSRRITDLIDEKERHDVEDIARMQMDDTSLLAQLICNRIEPALLTLQQQNLREAARLLTVWDGKNSTDSPASLLYHEFLLRFALNTFSDEFGKSLASDYLSQYYLWLERFVELMNEDSRWFDNVKTGPVETRDEIIILSFKQAVNALEEKYGKNMFDWRWDSAHTVQFRHPLDKSSIAKRLFNLGPFPFPGDGETINRGTFEFNEPYVVSMAASIRHIMDFSGLHTTLGIHTTGQSGHPLNAHYDDYAGRWLRGEYIPLMMNKQDFIGGVEGHLQLMPNSR from the coding sequence ATGAAAGTAAACATGAAGAAAAGAAACATCATTGGGGGAATTCTTTTCCTTCTCATGGTCGCCGGCCTTATCCTGGTCGGAATTGTCCGCATCCAGCTCGGCCGATCGCTGCCCGAAGTATCGGGAAAGATAAACGTGAAAGGGTTGTCGGCGCAGGTGGATGTATATCGCGACGAGTATGGCATTCCGCACATTTACGCCGAGAACCGGCGCGACCTGATGTTTGCCGTCGGCTATGTGACGGCGCAGGATCGGTTGTGGCAGATGGACTTAACGCGCCGCGCAGCCACCGGGCGCCTCGCGGAAATCCTCGGGGAAACCGTTCTCCGCACCGATCTGCTCATGCGCACCATCGGACTCGAGCGGACCGCCCGCCGGCAATGGGAACAGCTTTCTCCCGAAAGCGCAGCCATGCTGTCCGCATTCTCGGACGGAGTGAACGCATATCTGGAAAAAGCAAGCTCGCTGCCGCCCGAATTCCGCCTGCTGAAGTACACGCCGGAGCCGTGGCAACCGCCGGACAGCCTGGCGATCTCCCGGCTGCTCGGCTGGCAGCTTTCAAAAAATCATGAGAGCGAGATCGTGATGATGAGAATCGCGGCCCAAGTGGGCGCCGACCGAGCCGCTGACTTATCTCCTGTTTATCCTGCAACCGGTCCCTTTATCCTTGATGCGGGCACAGTTGAGCGCATGATGCAGACAAGCCTTCTCGGCGGCTCGCGTGTTCTTGGCGGCATCATCGGGACGTGCGGCGGCAGCAATAGCTGGGTGCTCGCTCCCTCACGGACAACCAGCGGCGCGGCCATCCTCGCGAATGATCCTCATTTGAGCGGCACGCGCATGCCGTCCATCTGGTATTACGTCCATCTGATGGGTGGAGGACTCGATGTGATAGGTGCTCTCGTGCCGGGAACGCCCCTGCCGCTGCTCGGGCACAACCGCCACATCGGCTGGGGAATAACCAACATGAATGCCGACGTGCAGGATATCTTTATCGAGCGGGTCAATCCTGACGACCCGAACCAGTACGAATTCGACGGCGCATGGGTCGATATGGACACTACGCGCGAACGCATACCCTTTCGGGCGGATGAAGGCGAGCTCCTCTATATAGAAAAAGAAATCCGGCGCACGATCCATGGGCCGGTGATGAATGACGCGATCCCAAAGGCAATGAACGTCGTCAGTCTCAGTTGGACCGGATTTGAGCCGACGCCGGATTTCGAAGCTCTGCTCGGAATCAACACAGCCCAAAATTGGAACGAGTTTCGGCAGGCGCTACAACATTTCGGCGTTGCTCCGCAAAATTTCATTTATGCCGACACCGATGGAAACATCGGGTACTCCGGAGCCGGCCTGATCCCAATCCGGCCGGACGGCAACGGCGTTTTCCCGCGAGACGGCTGGAAGAGCGCCACCGCATGGCAGGGCTGGATTCCCTTTGAGGAGTTGCCGCATGAGTTCAATCCCGCACGAGGCTACCTGGTGACGGCAAACAACCGCGTTGTCGGCGACGACTATCCGCATTTCCTTTCCGCGGAATGGGCGCCGAATTTTCGGAGCCGGCGCATCACCGATCTCATCGACGAGAAAGAGCGCCACGACGTCGAGGACATCGCCCGCATGCAGATGGATGATACCTCGCTCCTGGCGCAGCTTATCTGCAACAGAATCGAGCCGGCGCTCTTGACGCTGCAGCAGCAGAACCTGCGGGAGGCGGCGCGCCTGCTGACGGTGTGGGACGGCAAAAATTCCACTGATAGCCCGGCTTCGCTCCTGTACCATGAGTTTCTTCTCAGATTCGCGCTCAACACGTTTTCGGATGAATTCGGGAAGAGCCTCGCATCCGACTACCTCAGCCAGTATTACCTGTGGCTGGAGCGGTTTGTCGAATTGATGAACGAAGACTCCCGCTGGTTCGACAACGTGAAGACAGGGCCGGTTGAAACGCGTGACGAGATTATAATCCTGAGCTTCAAGCAGGCCGTCAATGCGCTGGAAGAAAAATACGGGAAAAACATGTTTGACTGGCGCTGGGACAGTGCACACACAGTCCAGTTCCGACATCCCCTGGATAAGAGCAGCATCGCAAAGCGGCTGTTTAATCTCGGACCCTTCCCGTTCCCGGGAGACGGAGAGACAATCAACCGCGGCACCTTCGAATTCAATGAACCATACGTGGTAAGCATGGCCGCATCTATCCGCCATATCATGGATTTTTCCGGGCTGCACACCACCCTCGGCATCCACACCACCGGCCAATCCGGCCATCCTCTGAACGCCCATTATGACGATTATGCCGGCCGGTGGCTGAGGGGCGAGTATATCCCGCTCATGATGAACAAACAGGATTTCATTGGAGGCGTCGAGGGGCATCTGCAACTAATGCCCAACAGCCGGTAG
- a CDS encoding ROK family protein, protein MKEKRIVALDVGGTKLAAAVFEGRQMLASGRRPTLVEGGPDEVFGRIAMLLYSLLDKTGTRAGDLLCIGAGCGGPLDSETGVIYSPPNLPAWDEYPLKQKLEAQFLAPAFVENDANAAALGEHYFGAGKGYRNIFYITASTGIGSGIILDGKLYRGTNYSAGEFGHIVLARNGPRCNCGGRGCLEALASGTAIARRAQREIRRNSESTLAEIIERGGRITAREVAAAARKGDRLASEIFSDAAEYLGLGITTVIHLLNPELVIIGGGLAQTGSQLFEPVRRVVSQRAQRRLADCAQIVPAQMGVNVGVYGALAVALERTGQAG, encoded by the coding sequence ATGAAAGAAAAGCGCATTGTTGCTCTTGATGTCGGCGGCACGAAGTTGGCCGCCGCTGTCTTTGAGGGGAGACAGATGCTGGCGAGCGGGCGCAGGCCGACGCTTGTGGAAGGCGGACCCGACGAGGTCTTCGGGCGGATCGCGATGCTGTTGTATTCGCTGCTGGACAAGACGGGAACGCGCGCGGGAGATTTGCTTTGCATCGGCGCCGGCTGCGGGGGTCCGCTCGATTCCGAGACCGGCGTGATCTATTCGCCTCCCAACCTGCCCGCCTGGGACGAGTACCCGCTCAAGCAGAAGCTTGAGGCCCAGTTCTTGGCGCCCGCATTTGTGGAGAACGACGCCAATGCCGCCGCGCTGGGGGAACATTATTTCGGCGCCGGAAAAGGTTATCGCAACATCTTCTACATCACCGCGAGCACCGGTATCGGATCCGGAATCATATTGGACGGCAAATTATACCGCGGAACCAACTATTCGGCCGGCGAATTCGGGCATATCGTGCTCGCCCGCAACGGGCCGAGGTGCAATTGCGGCGGCCGCGGCTGCCTTGAGGCGCTTGCCTCCGGAACCGCCATAGCCCGGCGCGCGCAGCGGGAAATCCGCCGGAATTCCGAATCAACTTTGGCGGAGATTATCGAGAGAGGCGGGCGGATTACCGCGCGAGAGGTTGCCGCGGCCGCACGAAAGGGCGACCGGCTGGCGAGCGAGATCTTTTCGGATGCCGCCGAATATCTCGGTCTCGGCATCACGACGGTCATCCATTTGCTGAACCCTGAGCTGGTTATCATTGGAGGCGGCCTGGCGCAGACGGGGTCGCAACTTTTTGAGCCGGTTCGCCGCGTTGTTTCGCAGCGCGCGCAGAGGCGTCTTGCCGACTGCGCGCAGATAGTCCCCGCGCAGATGGGAGTAAATGTCGGTGTGTATGGGGCACTCGCCGTTGCTCTTGAAAGGACCGGACAGGCCGGCTGA
- the mnmA gene encoding tRNA 2-thiouridine(34) synthase MnmA, translating to MPETVLALMSGGVDSSVAAAILKRQGFDIIGLTMKVWDEAETDDSERRCCSSIDAADARRVCAKLNSPHYVSNVKAAFRKHVVEPFCAEYLIGRTPNPCIRCNTEIKFNLMLRKASTLGADSVATGHYARISFNADSGRYLLMKGKDLLKDQSYFLYELTQRQLARIKFPVGEYTKSVIRKLARELGLATAEKKESQEICFVTGGDYRDLLSTLAPGAFQSGPIIHVSGRVLGTHSGIANYTIGQRRGLGIAFERPLYVIGFDLAKNAVLVGESEHVLSDALVAEKMNWISIKRLDDRMRAKARIRYKHEESPATISPLEEGKVSVRFDRAQRAIAPGQAVVFYDGELVIGGGTIAEAAR from the coding sequence ATGCCTGAAACCGTACTGGCGCTGATGAGCGGCGGCGTAGATAGCTCAGTCGCCGCGGCCATCCTCAAGCGGCAGGGTTTCGACATCATCGGCCTCACCATGAAGGTATGGGATGAGGCCGAAACCGATGACTCGGAGCGCCGTTGCTGCTCTTCAATCGATGCCGCCGATGCCCGCCGCGTTTGCGCAAAACTGAATTCTCCCCATTATGTTTCCAACGTCAAGGCCGCCTTTCGAAAACATGTGGTCGAGCCGTTTTGCGCCGAATACCTGATCGGGCGAACGCCCAATCCCTGCATCCGCTGCAACACCGAGATCAAATTCAACCTGATGCTGCGAAAGGCGAGCACGCTGGGAGCCGATTCTGTCGCAACCGGTCATTACGCGCGGATCTCGTTCAATGCAGACTCCGGCAGGTACCTTCTGATGAAGGGTAAGGACCTCCTGAAGGACCAGTCCTATTTCCTCTATGAATTGACACAGCGCCAGTTGGCCCGCATAAAGTTTCCGGTCGGGGAGTACACGAAGAGCGTGATACGCAAACTCGCGCGGGAACTCGGCCTGGCGACCGCAGAAAAAAAGGAGAGCCAGGAAATCTGCTTCGTTACCGGAGGAGACTACAGAGACCTTCTTTCCACGCTCGCGCCCGGCGCGTTCCAGTCCGGCCCGATCATTCACGTCAGCGGCAGGGTCCTCGGCACACATTCCGGCATCGCCAACTATACCATCGGTCAGAGACGCGGTCTCGGCATAGCTTTCGAGCGGCCTCTTTATGTGATCGGGTTCGATCTCGCCAAAAATGCCGTTCTTGTCGGTGAGTCGGAGCACGTGCTTTCCGATGCGCTCGTGGCGGAAAAAATGAACTGGATTTCCATAAAAAGGCTGGATGACCGCATGCGCGCAAAGGCGAGAATCCGATATAAACACGAGGAAAGCCCTGCGACGATTTCTCCTCTTGAAGAGGGGAAGGTGAGCGTACGATTCGACCGGGCCCAGCGCGCAATCGCTCCCGGACAGGCGGTCGTCTTCTACGACGGCGAATTAGTTATCGGCGGCGGAACAATCGCTGAAGCCGCTCGCTAG
- a CDS encoding polymer-forming cytoskeletal protein, giving the protein MTNSSDSGFFHEWEQGETGEYQGGSQPPQEPHAQREPPMDIFGKKKPNSDNDHEKPIFPTRSPQMTTNTDKVDTIIGPGSLIKGDLHSRGTLRIDGNVEGNIRSDSTVIIGEKGMVKANVTAALVVIGGTVHGNVHGREKVEVLSTGRMYGDVTTAASKFVVAEGVIFEGRCTMNQGDGAKQPQQQQQGQRLPRPSEDKHEVSPAAKGEKN; this is encoded by the coding sequence ATGACAAACTCTTCGGACAGCGGTTTTTTTCATGAATGGGAGCAGGGAGAAACAGGCGAGTATCAGGGAGGTAGTCAGCCACCCCAAGAGCCGCATGCGCAACGGGAGCCCCCAATGGATATTTTCGGAAAAAAGAAACCCAATTCAGATAACGACCATGAAAAACCCATTTTTCCAACGAGGAGTCCTCAGATGACAACAAACACCGATAAGGTTGATACGATCATCGGCCCCGGTTCCTTGATCAAGGGAGACCTCCACTCGCGCGGGACGCTTCGCATCGACGGAAACGTGGAAGGCAACATCCGCTCCGATTCGACCGTTATTATCGGAGAAAAAGGAATGGTAAAGGCCAATGTGACCGCAGCTCTTGTCGTTATCGGAGGCACTGTTCACGGAAACGTGCACGGCCGCGAGAAAGTCGAGGTGCTTTCAACCGGCCGGATGTACGGCGATGTAACCACCGCAGCATCAAAATTCGTCGTCGCCGAAGGCGTCATCTTCGAAGGGAGATGCACCATGAATCAAGGCGACGGCGCTAAACAGCCGCAGCAGCAACAGCAGGGACAGCGCCTGCCGCGTCCGTCCGAGGACAAGCATGAGGTCTCTCCCGCCGCGAAAGGGGAGAAGAACTGA
- a CDS encoding M23 family metallopeptidase gives MQKKWNVLIVPNSPGRDVYSFELSLKSLRRAAAGAASLLIISFLALVLVGYTWRQSKADRIASLETQLKHRDVELSQLNREFAMLKDLEEKLRTMAGLEPRDRMEGPPMGGGQGGPSPSDDVFDYAEVFPESPDLPRLFSPGDLKKGSSDLKNSFEEVLQIFEREKARLSSIPSINPVCSQDAWISSAFGYREDPISGDNRFHEGCDIVAPRKTPIVAPADGIVSFAGWSEGMGRMVEIEHGYGYTTRYGHAAKLFVKRGDMVMRGDVIAHVGSSGRSTGPHLHYEVRYNNQLVNPYQYLVE, from the coding sequence ATGCAGAAAAAGTGGAACGTCCTGATTGTGCCAAACTCGCCCGGACGAGACGTTTATAGTTTTGAATTATCTCTGAAATCCCTCCGTCGAGCGGCCGCTGGGGCCGCTTCCCTATTAATCATTTCTTTTCTGGCCCTTGTGCTTGTCGGCTACACGTGGAGACAGTCGAAAGCGGACCGGATCGCCTCCCTCGAAACGCAGCTCAAGCACCGGGACGTCGAGCTTTCCCAACTCAACCGTGAGTTTGCCATGCTCAAGGACCTGGAGGAAAAACTGCGGACCATGGCGGGCCTTGAGCCGCGCGACCGGATGGAAGGCCCTCCCATGGGTGGCGGTCAGGGTGGGCCGTCTCCTTCCGACGATGTGTTTGACTACGCAGAGGTCTTCCCGGAATCCCCCGATCTTCCAAGACTGTTTTCACCCGGGGACCTCAAGAAAGGCTCCAGCGATTTAAAGAACAGTTTTGAGGAGGTTCTTCAGATCTTTGAGCGGGAAAAAGCTCGATTGTCGAGCATCCCCTCGATAAACCCGGTATGCTCGCAGGATGCCTGGATCAGCTCCGCGTTCGGGTATCGCGAAGACCCTATCAGCGGCGATAATAGATTCCATGAGGGCTGCGATATCGTTGCCCCCCGCAAAACACCTATAGTCGCGCCGGCCGACGGCATCGTTTCGTTCGCCGGCTGGAGCGAGGGCATGGGGAGAATGGTGGAGATAGAACACGGCTACGGCTATACCACCAGATATGGACACGCGGCCAAATTATTTGTGAAGCGGGGCGACATGGTGATGCGGGGCGATGTAATCGCCCACGTCGGCAGCAGCGGCCGAAGCACGGGTCCCCATCTTCATTATGAAGTCCGTTACAATAACCAGCTTGTAAACCCATACCAGTATTTGGTAGAATAA
- a CDS encoding MBL fold metallo-hydrolase → MHVGGHTPATSIIYLPEAGVVFTGDVHVHNRHPYTGDGNLLEWIEALRRIERMEVSTVVPGHGEVCDLSSVSRLLQFFEAMREQTFQLVEQGCGRREIEERIDLLSFFPVESGKEARMQAFIRLGAGRMFNQLFETAMDRWS, encoded by the coding sequence ATGCACGTGGGGGGACACACTCCGGCCACGTCGATTATCTATCTGCCGGAGGCGGGTGTTGTATTTACCGGAGATGTGCACGTGCATAACCGCCATCCGTACACCGGAGACGGTAATCTGCTGGAGTGGATTGAAGCGCTCAGGCGGATAGAGCGGATGGAAGTGAGCACGGTCGTTCCGGGACATGGCGAGGTGTGCGATTTGTCTTCGGTGAGCCGGTTGCTCCAATTTTTTGAGGCGATGAGAGAGCAAACCTTTCAATTAGTTGAGCAGGGATGCGGTCGCAGAGAGATTGAGGAGCGCATCGATCTCCTCTCGTTTTTTCCGGTCGAGTCTGGAAAAGAGGCGCGGATGCAGGCGTTTATCAGGCTTGGCGCCGGCAGAATGTTCAATCAGCTCTTCGAAACGGCGATGGATCGGTGGAGCTGA
- a CDS encoding DUF1232 domain-containing protein: MGGTMNKDKREAGVNILWLPTILALGILYVISKIDVMPDVIPFFGQLDDVIVALAIVWFFTTWLPKNRHKVYWSKKADERRRSSQPEDRQSTAAQEEPFNPFRILNVEKNASQEEIKRAYRKLMAKYHPDKVNHLGEEFQRLAHAKVVEIMKAYELLSGKE; this comes from the coding sequence ATGGGTGGGACGATGAACAAGGACAAGAGGGAGGCCGGGGTAAATATCCTCTGGTTACCGACGATTCTGGCGCTGGGTATTCTTTACGTCATCAGCAAAATAGATGTGATGCCGGACGTCATACCCTTCTTTGGGCAGCTCGACGACGTCATAGTGGCTCTGGCGATCGTCTGGTTCTTTACGACCTGGCTGCCAAAAAACCGGCACAAGGTTTACTGGTCGAAGAAGGCGGATGAGAGACGGAGGAGTTCTCAGCCGGAGGATCGGCAAAGCACAGCTGCGCAGGAGGAGCCGTTCAATCCGTTTCGCATTCTGAACGTCGAAAAGAACGCCTCGCAGGAGGAGATAAAGCGGGCCTATCGCAAGTTGATGGCCAAGTATCATCCGGATAAAGTGAATCACCTGGGCGAGGAGTTTCAGCGGCTGGCTCACGCGAAGGTGGTAGAGATCATGAAGGCATACGAGCTGTTGAGCGGAAAGGAGTAA
- a CDS encoding response regulator, with amino-acid sequence MSSEKDQYDRAQRKQALVLIVDDHKLTRELLKTYLRGVEFATIEAENGQEALSKLASHLPDLVILDLLMPLLDGFEVCRQIKENPRTALLPVIVATGLDDFDAKMKALEAGADDFIHKPVNEQELLMRVKNHLRIKQLTDDLENAENVIVALIRTVEAKDPYTRGHSERVAKYARKMAESLKMDDSRMQVLRRAAMLHDLGKIGLDDAIIRSPDKLTNEEREKVHNHPSIGIEIIKSLSFLSDVLDPIRAHHERFDGTGYPARLARDKIPVEARIIAVADTYDALTTDRPYRKAVDQKAAFAEMEASAASGQLDPNLVAKFIEVMAREERESPESQDENGRS; translated from the coding sequence ATGTCTTCAGAAAAAGACCAGTACGATCGCGCACAGCGCAAGCAGGCGCTTGTTCTCATTGTTGACGACCACAAGCTGACGCGAGAACTGCTGAAAACATACTTGCGAGGCGTAGAATTCGCCACGATTGAAGCCGAAAACGGCCAGGAGGCGTTAAGCAAGCTCGCCTCGCACTTGCCCGACCTGGTGATCCTCGACCTGTTGATGCCATTGCTTGACGGCTTCGAGGTGTGCCGGCAGATAAAAGAAAACCCGCGTACCGCATTGCTGCCCGTCATTGTCGCCACCGGCCTCGACGATTTCGACGCGAAAATGAAGGCGCTCGAGGCAGGCGCCGACGATTTCATTCACAAACCGGTCAACGAGCAGGAACTGCTCATGAGGGTGAAAAACCACCTGCGTATTAAGCAGCTCACCGATGACCTGGAGAATGCGGAAAATGTGATCGTTGCGCTCATTCGCACCGTCGAAGCGAAGGACCCGTATACCCGCGGGCATTCCGAACGAGTCGCGAAATACGCGCGCAAAATGGCCGAAAGCCTGAAAATGGACGATTCGCGGATGCAGGTGTTGCGGCGGGCAGCCATGCTGCACGACCTGGGGAAGATCGGATTGGACGACGCCATTATTCGCTCACCGGACAAGCTCACCAACGAGGAGCGCGAGAAGGTTCATAATCACCCATCCATCGGCATCGAGATCATCAAGTCGCTGTCGTTTCTCTCAGATGTACTCGACCCGATCAGGGCGCATCACGAGCGCTTCGACGGCACCGGGTATCCCGCCCGCCTTGCGCGCGACAAGATCCCGGTCGAAGCGCGCATCATAGCTGTCGCCGACACGTATGATGCGCTTACCACCGACCGCCCCTACCGCAAAGCAGTCGATCAGAAAGCGGCGTTTGCGGAAATGGAGGCGAGCGCGGCATCGGGTCAGCTTGACCCGAACCTCGTGGCGAAATTCATCGAGGTGATGGCGCGCGAAGAGCGGGAGTCGCCGGAATCTCAAGACGAAAACGGTCGGTCCTAA
- a CDS encoding 2-oxoacid:ferredoxin oxidoreductase subunit beta, translating to MSDGSVKQFKKEVKPVWCPGCGNYGVLSAVFQAFGRLDVPREDIVLVSGIGCSSRLPGYVNVYGFNSVHGRSLPIATGVKLAKPELTVVAVGGDGDALSIGGGHIPHIARRNVDITFLIMDNSIYALTKGQASPTTPFDDITTTSTYGTIDEPLDAVSLALAYGVSFVARGHSADVKHLASLIVEGIHHPGFALIHIISPCITWRGMKGYDEIKERTYYLDERHDPADKAQAVAVSLEKERLPLGIIYRERRPTYWERILGQREDAKSRGVPSIETLLNQFVP from the coding sequence ATGTCAGATGGCAGCGTAAAACAATTCAAAAAAGAGGTCAAGCCGGTGTGGTGCCCCGGCTGCGGCAATTACGGAGTCCTCAGCGCCGTTTTCCAGGCGTTCGGGCGGCTGGATGTGCCGCGCGAAGATATCGTGCTGGTCTCCGGCATCGGGTGTTCGAGCCGTTTGCCCGGTTATGTCAACGTGTACGGCTTTAATTCCGTGCACGGCAGGTCGTTGCCGATTGCGACAGGCGTGAAACTGGCAAAACCGGAACTCACGGTGGTCGCCGTCGGCGGCGACGGAGACGCCCTCAGCATCGGCGGCGGACACATTCCTCATATCGCGCGCAGAAACGTCGACATCACCTTCCTGATTATGGACAACAGTATTTACGCGCTCACCAAAGGGCAGGCTTCGCCCACCACACCGTTCGATGACATCACAACCACGAGCACGTACGGAACAATCGATGAGCCGCTCGATGCCGTCAGCCTCGCTCTCGCGTACGGCGTCTCGTTTGTCGCAAGGGGGCATTCGGCCGATGTGAAACATCTTGCGTCTTTAATCGTTGAAGGGATCCATCACCCCGGCTTCGCCCTCATCCACATCATCAGTCCGTGCATCACCTGGCGCGGAATGAAGGGATATGACGAGATAAAGGAGCGCACCTATTACCTCGATGAACGGCATGATCCCGCCGACAAAGCGCAAGCCGTGGCCGTCTCGCTGGAGAAGGAACGGTTGCCGCTCGGCATCATCTATCGGGAGAGAAGACCTACTTACTGGGAGAGAATCCTCGGACAAAGAGAAGACGCAAAAAGCCGCGGAGTCCCCTCCATAGAAACCCTCCTGAATCAATTCGTGCCCTGA